One genomic region from Knoellia sp. p5-6-4 encodes:
- the nuoN gene encoding NADH-quinone oxidoreductase subunit NuoN: MTALTTSLSTQFEVAQVDYAAIAPMLVVFGGALVGVLVEAFAPRRLRYAMQVGVALVALVAALVVLVMISVDAQGITLERAVVIDGPALFLQGAILLMSVLGVLTMAERFGGEGPDAFTPMGAAVPGSPHEASAMRAGLMSSEVFPLTLFAVGGMMLFPAAGDLLTMFVALEVLSLPLYLLSGLARRRRLLSQEASLKYFLLGAFSSAFFLFGAALLYGYSGSVYLADIAAAITAASGPLDGLLIPGVVFLLVGLLFKVGAVPFHSWTPDVYQGAPTPVTGFMAACTKVAAFGAILRLVYVGLEANRWDWRAGVIAVAALTMIVGAVLSVTQTDVKRLLAYSSIAHAGFILVAVLAFDRLGVAGTMFYLVAYGFMTIAAFAVVSMVRQGGSEASHLSQWAGLGRNHPVVAAVFAFLLLAFAGIPLTSGFTAKYAAFAPAVATGGRAGVALVAIGVLCSVITAFVYVRLIVLMYFTEPAGGEVVAEMPSPMTTVALTVGTLVTLVLGVFPSQVLALAESSSQFLR, encoded by the coding sequence ATGACCGCCCTGACCACCAGCCTGTCGACCCAGTTCGAGGTCGCCCAGGTCGACTACGCGGCCATCGCCCCGATGCTCGTCGTCTTCGGCGGCGCCCTGGTCGGCGTGCTCGTCGAGGCGTTCGCCCCGCGGCGGCTGCGCTACGCCATGCAGGTTGGGGTCGCGCTCGTGGCCCTGGTGGCGGCCCTCGTCGTGCTCGTCATGATCTCGGTCGACGCCCAGGGCATCACCCTCGAGCGTGCCGTGGTCATCGACGGCCCCGCCCTCTTCCTCCAGGGCGCCATCCTGCTGATGTCGGTGCTCGGCGTGCTCACCATGGCCGAGCGCTTCGGTGGGGAGGGCCCCGACGCGTTCACGCCGATGGGCGCGGCGGTCCCGGGCTCGCCCCACGAGGCTTCCGCCATGCGAGCGGGCCTGATGAGCAGCGAGGTCTTCCCGCTCACCCTCTTCGCGGTCGGCGGCATGATGCTCTTCCCGGCGGCCGGCGACCTGCTGACGATGTTCGTCGCCCTCGAGGTGCTGTCGTTGCCCCTCTACCTGCTCTCGGGCCTGGCGCGCCGGCGCCGGCTGCTGTCGCAGGAGGCGTCGCTGAAGTACTTCCTGCTCGGCGCCTTCTCCTCGGCGTTCTTCCTCTTCGGCGCGGCCCTGCTCTACGGCTACAGCGGCTCGGTCTACCTCGCCGACATCGCCGCGGCCATCACGGCCGCGTCCGGCCCGCTCGACGGCCTGCTCATCCCGGGTGTGGTCTTCCTGCTCGTCGGCCTGCTCTTCAAGGTCGGCGCGGTGCCCTTCCACTCGTGGACCCCCGACGTCTACCAGGGTGCCCCCACCCCGGTCACCGGCTTCATGGCCGCGTGCACCAAGGTGGCCGCCTTCGGCGCCATCCTGCGCCTGGTCTACGTGGGCCTCGAGGCCAACCGCTGGGACTGGCGGGCCGGCGTCATCGCCGTCGCCGCCCTGACGATGATCGTCGGCGCGGTGCTCTCGGTCACCCAGACCGACGTCAAGCGGCTGCTGGCCTACTCCTCGATCGCCCACGCGGGCTTCATCCTCGTGGCCGTGCTGGCCTTCGACCGGCTCGGCGTCGCGGGCACGATGTTCTACCTCGTGGCCTACGGCTTCATGACGATCGCCGCCTTCGCCGTCGTCTCGATGGTCCGCCAGGGCGGCTCCGAGGCCTCGCACCTGTCGCAGTGGGCGGGGCTCGGCCGCAACCACCCGGTCGTGGCCGCCGTCTTCGCCTTCCTGCTGCTGGCCTTTGCCGGGATCCCGCTGACGTCCGGCTTCACCGCCAAGTACGCGGCGTTCGCTCCGGCGGTCGCCACCGGCGGTCGTGCAGGAGTGGCACTGGTGGCCATCGGCGTCCTCTGCAGCGTCATCACGGCGTTCGTCTACGTCCGGCTGATCGTGCTCATGTACTTCACCGAGCCCGCGGGCGGCGAGGTCGTGGCAGAGATGCCGTCGCCGATGACGACCGTGGCGCTGACCGTGGGGACGCTCGTCACCCTCGTCCTCGGTGTCTTCCCCTCGCAGGTGCTGGCGCTGGCCGAGAGCTCGTCCCAGTTCCTGCGATGA
- a CDS encoding polyprenyl synthetase family protein: MSATPPVLALPSVSSGLTERLQRGLSEVDALLRREVDHDDPFIAEANVHLAEAGGKRFRPLLTLLASELGEGVNEQVVAAATGVELTHLASLYHDDVMDEADVRRGAPSANAKYDNSTAILVGDLLFGTASSIIADLGPVAVKIQAETFVRLCSGQIRDDRPCPPGTDPVDYYLGVLADKTGVLIATAARYGAMFGGCDPVVVETLREYGERLGMAFQLADDLIDIASESEETGKTPGTDLREGKATLPVLLARASSDPADARLKELLGSDLRDDALLAEALGLLRAHPAMEEARTRTYAVARQAQDALAPLPEGEAKDALLALATGVVDRVG, translated from the coding sequence ATGAGCGCGACGCCCCCGGTGCTGGCACTGCCCTCGGTCTCCTCCGGGTTGACCGAGCGGCTCCAGCGGGGCCTGTCCGAGGTCGACGCGCTGCTGCGCCGCGAGGTCGACCACGACGACCCCTTCATCGCCGAGGCGAACGTCCACCTGGCAGAGGCCGGCGGCAAGCGGTTCCGCCCGCTGCTCACGCTGCTCGCCTCGGAGCTGGGCGAGGGTGTCAACGAGCAGGTGGTGGCTGCCGCCACGGGCGTCGAGCTGACGCACCTGGCCTCGCTCTACCACGACGACGTCATGGACGAGGCGGACGTGCGGCGCGGCGCCCCGAGCGCCAACGCGAAGTACGACAACTCCACGGCCATCCTCGTCGGCGACCTGCTGTTCGGCACTGCCTCCTCGATCATCGCCGACCTCGGGCCGGTCGCCGTCAAGATCCAGGCGGAGACCTTCGTGCGCCTGTGCTCCGGGCAGATCCGCGATGACCGGCCGTGCCCGCCCGGCACCGACCCGGTCGACTACTACCTCGGTGTGCTGGCCGACAAGACGGGGGTGCTGATCGCCACCGCGGCCCGCTACGGCGCGATGTTCGGCGGCTGCGACCCCGTCGTCGTGGAGACCCTGCGCGAGTACGGCGAGCGGCTCGGCATGGCCTTCCAGCTCGCCGACGACCTCATCGACATCGCCTCGGAGAGTGAGGAGACCGGCAAGACGCCGGGCACCGACCTGCGCGAGGGCAAGGCCACGCTGCCGGTGCTTCTCGCCCGTGCCTCGAGCGACCCCGCCGACGCCCGCCTCAAGGAGCTGCTCGGCTCCGACCTGCGAGACGACGCCCTCCTGGCCGAGGCGCTGGGCCTGCTGCGCGCCCACCCGGCCATGGAGGAGGCGCGCACGCGCACGTATGCCGTGGCGCGGCAGGCGCAGGACGCGCTGGCGCCGCTTCCCGAGGGTGAGGCCAAGGACGCGCTGCTGGCGCTGGCGACCGGTGTCGTCGACCGCGTGGGGTGA